TTGCTAAATGCAATCGAGAAATATAATCCGCATGCTCCagtggaaattgagaaatCCCCTGGTCAAGAGGAAAGACAACTTCAACCATACTACAGTCAGCCCTGCGAAGGGGAGTGTCAAGCTCAAGCAAATTCgatgggaagttggaatcccgatggaagttggaatcaaggaagacagagggacgctccatggaggactcacaCAAACTTTAGATGGACTGATCATGATCAAAGCCAGCCACCTCCTTTTCAGCTCATGAATTTtgcacaccctccggagaggcagtccaactggtcagggaaaGGTCAAGAAGGACAATTGCAGCTGGGGTATAGGAATCAGGACCAAGCTAATTGGGGAAACAAAAATCAGAACAACCCAGGaagctcctatgtgccacctcatcaGAGAAACAATCAAGGAAACTACCAGAACTCCCAACCGaatcatcaagggaatcaagggtctggTGGCCAGTACAATAACCATCGGGAAATCAAGGGTCGAATAACCAATACAACAATCATCAAGGCAACTATCGACAGAACCAGGGTCAAGGACAAAATTCTGGTCAATTCAACTTCAGACCACAACGGAGTGTGGATcgatccttctctgtgggatcgatccctacttccctatactaggtttaataaatggttgagggtttttgaaagaagtgctctgtgtgtccgacgaccgggattccttGCGatcaacgagttcctagaccacgtgatctagtggatttgctggatctagggaaCCTGTTATTTCCTATTTGAACACACGCAGCACAACAACCTTTTCAGGTACTCATCCAACTCGTAGTCAGTACGCCCTGTTGCGTACTCCTCGTTCGGCTCGTCGGGTGGGAGTGGGACTGGGATCGATGGCGCCTTTTCTTTCCGcgccatcttcttcttccctttcttCGGCGGCGGCCGCGCAGGGGCAGGAGGTTGCCCACAACTAGGCTTCATCTCCTCAACCCGATACTCCTCGGTGCCGAAGAACGGATCGAACTCAGAGTCGGAGACGAAAGTGGATCCTACAGATCCGGGCGTCTCAACCCGGTAGTCTTCGTGGCCGGGCCACCGGGCGCCGCCTCCTCTTCCAAACATGGGCATATCGTCGTCGACATTATGGGGGTTTGGGTATTGACTCGGATCCATTGTTGAAAATGTGGATATTGAGAGAATAtagaagagaaagtgaaaggtttggtgtgtgaaaagtgaagaaaatggagtggtttaaattagggttaaatgatttaaaattaaaaaaaaaaaaaaattggaaaacaaCGGGCTCGGGCGCGCCCCTGCAATGGGCGACCGAACTCTCGGTCGTCCTCGGGCGTGACCGACGCctgcaatggatgcccgatcatgcccgagcccgatctcggccgatcgggcgtgagatcgggcatccattgtgcATGCTCTGATAAAGAGATATTATttgaacaaatattttatctaaatataTTGTTGCAATATTAGCGGAGAGcactaaaaataaacatagttGGGGCAATTGTACGTTGTACGTTTtatctactaaaaatattttcacgTCTTCGCATACACTGCGGTGAGCCAGTATCATCAAACTGTCTATGTATATAAGCATAACATCATTACCACTtttcctaataaaaaaaaaaaaaaaacttctctTTATTGTTCTTCCTATTGTAAATTTCTTTgttgaaagaaaagaaaataagcaTCTCTTTTCTTGTCAGTCagagaaattatttgaaatggGTTTGTCTGAGAAGAAAACCATGAAAATGATTGTTTTTTCCCTCTGGCTGGCGATGATCACATTAAATTGTGCCCAAATTTCTGCTAAATTTCCAATATTTGAGCAACCCACAAAAGGTGACGGCActctcaaattttttgttattggaGATTGGGGAAGAAAAGGAGAGTATAACCAATCTCAAGTTGCACTTCAGGTTagtttctatatatataacgTGATCAGAtcaataagtgaaattctgtcaaaaattaaaacaaatctcaGTCATTAGATCTTGTAatgtaaccgttagattattgtcacgtgtcatctaataatgtagattactagtcaaataatgtaacttagctaataatgtactattttatttagtacaataatgtagcattttagtctaataatgataatgtagcattttgggctaataatgtaacttaTCACATCCATCCAATCtcaggatccaagggctgagatttgttttgatttttaacagaatttcacttattgaCTATAATGCgctcctatatatatatatgtatgtttcctttttattttaattaatctgaTTGTGTtcaaatatactagtactataattaacttttgtttttatttcttttctatcattGGGTGTTATGATGATATTCCATTCAATTGCTAtaagttttttaaaacaagTCGCTAGCAATGACCACATGAAATGGAATACTACTATTAACATATCTGTCATCAATATATTGGAacttatagtaattttttaaaaatctgatTTTGTTGTGTGCATGCAGATGGGAAGAATTGGAGAAGAATTAGATATagattttgtaatttcaacAGGTGATAACTTTTATGATAATGGATTGAAAGGGGAGACAGACCCTGCCTTTGTTGAATCTTTTACCGACATTTACACAGCCAAAAGCCTCCAGAAACCGTGGTACAGTGGTAATTTTCATTCAccaaattcaattttggaaaaataatttaattcaattattaatttacttatttaatttgtgaatGATACATGCACATGCAGTTTTAGGCAATCATGATTACCGAGGTGATGCAGTTGCACAAATGAGCCCAGTTCTTCAAAAAATTGATAGTAGATGGCTTTGTTTGAGGTCTTTTGTGGTTAATGCAGgtaaacaaattttttaaaagaaagaaaatgatggatatacttattttattgatatttaactGGTGGTGTTATTTTAACAGAAATCGCAGAGATATTCATGTTGGATACGACCCCTTTTGTGAATGATTATTTCATAAACCCAGAACATATATATGATTGGCGTGGTGTATTCCCTACAAAGAGCTACACTACCTATGTATTAAGGGTAtctcaaaaattcaaattatatttaatttacattataaaatataggggagtgatcaattgctaactcatcatttaattgctaactacaactaatttaaggccacatgattttaaaaaacgtgtggtctacaatttgccacgtgtaattttcgtttttattaattaaatcgaaatttttttttaaaaaagcgtcaaattaggattttggatgaaaatgtcaatatagtgtttcgaaaatatcaacacaatgctttgagaatgtcaacacaaatttaggattgacattgtatatgctttatatt
The nucleotide sequence above comes from Salvia hispanica cultivar TCC Black 2014 chromosome 5, UniMelb_Shisp_WGS_1.0, whole genome shotgun sequence. Encoded proteins:
- the LOC125190969 gene encoding purple acid phosphatase 17-like, translated to MGLSEKKTMKMIVFSLWLAMITLNCAQISAKFPIFEQPTKGDGTLKFFVIGDWGRKGEYNQSQVALQMGRIGEELDIDFVISTGDNFYDNGLKGETDPAFVESFTDIYTAKSLQKPWYSVLGNHDYRGDAVAQMSPVLQKIDSRWLCLRSFVVNAEIAEIFMLDTTPFVNDYFINPEHIYDWRGVFPTKSYTTYVLRDLDRALKESRAKWKIVVGHHAIRSVGHHGDTTELVNQLLPVLQANGADLYMNGHDHCLEQISDDESPIQFLTSGAGSKAWRGDLKNLSHENLKFFYDGQGFMSVQLTDSDVEIAFYDVYGQVLHRWSRSRSNQLLSDM